The proteins below come from a single Miscanthus floridulus cultivar M001 chromosome 1, ASM1932011v1, whole genome shotgun sequence genomic window:
- the LOC136469615 gene encoding E3 ubiquitin-protein ligase WAV3-like: MEGPEQINPCAICLGAMGADGGQAIFTAECSHTFHFHCISTSVAHGHLVCPLCNAQWSELPSVRPSQPSTMPPTLPRQPLPRMEPMHGVQPAPVPAVHPPLQPVEPEVFDDDDEVELPSGEDDQRQAAASSGTLAIKTHVEFSAVARDSSHDNFAVLVHVKAPGVVDGEAAAAAGDRDAPRAPLDLVTVLDVSGSMRRNKLALVKQAMGFVIGSLGPHDRLSVVSFSSGARRVTRLLRMSDTGKSLATEAVEALRAGGTTNIAEGLRTAAKVLAERRHRNAVSSVILLSDGRDNQSMPRLARGSVPNYEVLVPPSFVPGTGSTGELSAPIHTFGFGNDHDAAAMHVVAEATGGTFSFIENEAVIQDAFAQCIGGLLTVVVQEARVAIACGHPGVRISSVKSGRYESRVDEDGRSASIVVGELYADEERCFLLFLAVPTAEAAGGGESETLLLKARCCYREAAGGTHVDVTAEDTMVTRPEHAADAERSAEVERERARVEAIEDMAAARAAAERGAHQEAAEILGNRGRAMARAAERGGGYPNGALRAEVSRMRKRVANKASYERSGRAYVLAGLSSHAQQRATTRLLRPLQVVVQPSAGSVGGGEATNSVADASDVEAVDMDKDKNLMGYFGVGAPAGEAGTSDAASPDVESHEADATAAYLTPAMRAMLLRSRQAREASAEQQQQPKAAEEAGSSGSKEVAEAEQIDSDATMDLGFLDPSRSTVDYCTSNEGVFFGDFVVAMTKLGRIGVKTSATGVEIRRDYRFPK; encoded by the exons ATGGAAGGTCCTGAACAG ATCAATCCTTGCGCCATATGCCTCGGCGCCATGGGCGCCGACGGCGGGCAGGCCATCTTCACGGCAGAGTGCTCCCACACGTTCCACTTCCACTGCATCTCCACGAGCGTCGCGCACGGCCACCTCGTCTGCCCGCTCTGTAACGCGCAGTGGAGCGAGCTGCCGTCCGTGCGGCCGTCACAGCCGTCGACGATGCCACCCACGCTACCGCGGCAGCCACTTCCCCGCATGGAGCCCATGCACGGAGTGCAGCCGGCACCTGTCCCCGCCGTGCATCCACCGCTGCAGCCCGTGGAGCCAGAGGtgttcgacgacgacgacgaggtggaGCTGCCCTCTGGCGAAGACGACCAGCGACAAGCTGCGGCATCCAGTGGGACGTTGGCCATCAAGACACACGTCGAGTTCTCGGCTGTTGCCAGGGACTCGTCGCACGACAACTTCGCCGTTCTCGTGCACGTGAAGGCTCCGGGGGTGGTCGATGGCGAGGCGGCAGCAGCAGCCGGAGACCGAGACGCGCCGCGCGCTCCTCTCGACCTCGTGACGGTGCTGGACGTGAGCGGAAGCATGCGCCGGAACAAGCTTGCCCTGGTGAAGCAGGCCATGGGGTTCGTCATCGGCAGCCTCGGCCCGCACGACCGCCTCAGCGTGGTGTCCTTCTCGTCCGGGGCGCGCCGTGTGACCAGGCTCCTGCGCATGTCGGACACCGGGAAGAGTCTCGCCACAGAGGCAGTGGAGGCCCTCAGAGCGGGCGGCACCACCAACATCGCCGAGGGGCTCCGAACGGCCGCCAAGGTGCTCGCCGAGCGCCGGCATCGGAACGCCGTCTCTAGCGTCATTCTCCTCTCCGACGGCCGGGACAACCAAAGCATGCCGCGGCTGGCGCGGGGCAGTGTGCCCAACTACGAGGTGCTGGTGCCACCGTCCTTCGTGCCTGGCACTGGCAGCACCGGCGAATTGTCTGCGCCCATCCACACCTTTGGTTTCGGCAACGACCATGACGCGGCGGCGATGCACGTCGTGGCCGAGGCCACCGGCGGGACGTTCTCTTTCATCGAGAACGAGGCGGTCATCCAGGACGCGTTCGCACAGTGCATCGGCGGCCTGCTCACCGTCGTGGTGCAGGAGGCGCGCGTCGCCATCGCCTGCGGGCATCCCGGAGTCCGCATCAGCTCGGTCAAGTCCGGTCGTTACGAGAGCCGCGTCGACGAGGACGGCCGCTCAGCGTCGATCGTCGTCGGCGAGCTCTACGCGGACGAGGAGCGGTGTTTCTTGCTGTTCTTGGCCGTTCCAACCGCGGAAGCAGCGGGCGgcggcgagagcgagactcttcTCCTCAAAGCTCGTTGCTGCTACCGAGAAGCAGCTGGCGGCACGCACGTCGACGTGACGGCGGAGGACACGATGGTGACCAGGCCGGAGCACGCGGCGGACGCGGAACGGTCAGCCGAGGTGGAGCGGGAGCGCGCCCGGGTGGAGGCGATCGAGGACATGGCGGCGGCTAGGGCGGCCGCGGAGCGGGGCGCGCACCAGGAGGCTGCGGAGATACTCGGGAACCGGGGGCGAGCCATGGCACGGGCGGCGGAGCGAGGTGGCGGCTACCCCAACGGGGCGCTGCGGGCCGAGGTGTCGCGCATGAGAAAGCGCGTGGCGAACAAGGCGAGCTACGAGCGGTCGGGGCGCGCGTATGTGCTCGCTGGCCTGAGCTCGCACGCGCAGCAGCGCGCGACCACGAGGCTGCTGCGCCCCCTGCAGGTTGTGGTGCAGCCCTCGGCGGGCAGCGTTGGCGGTGGGGAGGCGACCAACTCGGTGGCTGATGCCAGCGATGTGGAGGCGGTGGACATGGACAAGGACAAGAACTTGATGGGATATTTCGGTGTCGGTGCACCGGCCGGCGAGGCAGGGACGTCTGACGCTGCATCGCCCGATGTGGAGTCGCACGAGGCGGATGCGACGGCGGCGTACCTGACCCCGGCCATGCGCGCCATGCTGTTGCGGTCGCGGCAGGCGCGGGAGGCGTCggctgagcagcagcagcaaccgaaAGCTGCAGAAGAAGCGGGGAGCTCTGGATCGAAGGAAGTGGCGGAGGCGGAGCA GATTGacagcgacgcgaccatggacctcggcttcctcgacccctcacgcAGCACGGTCGACTACTGCACGTCTAACGAGGGTGTCTTCTTCGGCGATTTTGTGGTGGCGATGACTAAGCTCGGGAGGATTGGGGTCAAGACGtcggccaccggcgtcgagatacgccgggactatCGGTTCCCGAagtag